A stretch of [Clostridium] innocuum DNA encodes these proteins:
- a CDS encoding Cof-type HAD-IIB family hydrolase, translated as MSGFSDIRLVVADLDGTLLDDEKQLDAGIVDVIKELAKREIMFTLASGRNIHIMKPYLKELSLQLPFIANNGANMFQGDACIYEKSMESVELAFAFQQLQQQDIPCIAYTNDVVFTTSLQDARLQFFLNRLRGKTMVKQAGNDWDMLEHAIFKVVMVAKNANVMEPVLHTINAHCESLHAVRSEDDVYTITHVDATKGKTLERLMELLHVQPKQTMVFGDNFNDATMFSTAGISVCMENGQSEVKEMADYIAKANTEQGVSRFLKEYVLR; from the coding sequence ATGAGCGGCTTTTCGGATATCCGGCTTGTTGTTGCCGATCTCGACGGTACGCTGCTGGATGATGAAAAGCAGCTGGATGCCGGAATCGTTGACGTGATAAAGGAATTAGCGAAACGCGAAATCATGTTCACACTGGCAAGCGGGCGCAATATTCATATTATGAAGCCATATCTGAAGGAGCTGTCTCTGCAGCTTCCCTTTATCGCAAATAACGGAGCGAACATGTTTCAGGGGGATGCCTGTATATATGAGAAAAGCATGGAATCCGTAGAGCTGGCATTTGCTTTCCAGCAGCTGCAGCAACAGGATATTCCATGTATTGCTTACACAAACGATGTTGTTTTTACAACCTCACTGCAGGATGCGCGGCTGCAATTTTTTCTGAATCGTCTGCGTGGAAAAACAATGGTGAAACAAGCAGGCAATGATTGGGATATGCTGGAGCATGCCATCTTCAAGGTGGTTATGGTCGCAAAGAATGCGAATGTGATGGAGCCTGTTCTGCATACGATCAATGCACATTGTGAAAGCCTGCATGCTGTACGCAGTGAGGATGATGTATACACGATCACACATGTGGATGCGACAAAGGGAAAGACGCTGGAACGACTGATGGAGCTGCTGCATGTACAGCCGAAGCAGACGATGGTGTTTGGTGATAACTTCAATGATGCGACTATGTTTTCCACAGCCGGAATCAGTGTTTGTATGGAAAATGGTCAGTCAGAGGTAAAGGAAATGGCGGATTATATCGCAAAGGCGAATACGGAGCAGGGAGTCAGCCGGTTTTTGAAGGAATATGTGTTAAGGTAG
- a CDS encoding L-ribulose-5-phosphate 3-epimerase, which yields MRAYELGQYEKSMPNTLSWKEKLQLCREFGFDYLEMSVDESDEKLARLQYTREERGAIVRAMEETGVRIHSMCLSGHRKYPLGHPDEHIQKKALQIMEAAVQLADDLGIRIIQLAGYDVYYEVGSEQTKQNFIRNLRHCVELAAKKGILLGFETMETPFMDTVEKSMHYVQEAASPYLGVYPDMGNLKNASLLYGKNVNEDIRTGKGHIVAAHLKETIPGHYREIPFGSGHTEFVENIRELKQQGVRMFVGEFWYTGNSDWQKVCTHASAFLRDKLDQVFV from the coding sequence ATGAGAGCATATGAGCTGGGACAATATGAGAAATCCATGCCAAACACCCTGTCATGGAAGGAAAAGCTGCAGCTGTGCAGAGAATTCGGCTTTGATTATCTTGAAATGAGTGTCGATGAGAGCGACGAAAAGCTTGCACGGCTGCAATATACCAGGGAAGAACGCGGGGCTATTGTGCGGGCCATGGAGGAAACCGGTGTGCGGATCCATTCCATGTGTCTGAGTGGACACCGTAAGTATCCTCTGGGGCACCCGGATGAGCATATACAAAAAAAGGCTCTTCAAATCATGGAGGCTGCAGTACAGCTGGCAGATGATCTGGGAATCCGTATCATACAGCTGGCAGGCTATGATGTATATTATGAAGTGGGCAGCGAACAGACAAAGCAGAATTTCATCCGCAATCTGCGACATTGTGTGGAACTGGCAGCGAAAAAGGGAATCCTGCTGGGCTTTGAGACGATGGAAACACCGTTTATGGATACGGTGGAAAAAAGCATGCACTATGTTCAAGAGGCTGCTTCTCCCTATCTGGGCGTATATCCGGATATGGGGAATCTGAAAAATGCGAGTCTGCTTTACGGGAAGAATGTAAACGAAGATATCCGGACGGGAAAGGGTCATATTGTGGCGGCACATTTAAAGGAAACTATTCCCGGTCATTATCGTGAAATACCGTTTGGCAGTGGTCATACGGAGTTTGTGGAAAACATAAGAGAGCTGAAGCAGCAGGGTGTACGGATGTTTGTAGGGGAATTCTGGTACACGGGGAATTCTGACTGGCAAAAGGTATGCACACATGCCTCTGCCTTCCTTCGTGATAAGCTGGATCAGGTTTTTGTATGA